A stretch of the Deltaproteobacteria bacterium genome encodes the following:
- the tuf gene encoding elongation factor Tu (EF-Tu; promotes GTP-dependent binding of aminoacyl-tRNA to the A-site of ribosomes during protein biosynthesis; when the tRNA anticodon matches the mRNA codon, GTP hydrolysis results; the inactive EF-Tu-GDP leaves the ribosome and release of GDP is promoted by elongation factor Ts; many prokaryotes have two copies of the gene encoding EF-Tu): EMVMPGDRVDIDVELITPIAMEKELRFAIREGGHTVGAGVISQVVE; this comes from the coding sequence GGAGATGGTGATGCCTGGGGACCGTGTGGACATTGATGTGGAGTTGATCACGCCGATTGCGATGGAGAAGGAGCTCAGGTTTGCGATTCGTGAGGGGGGTCATACGGTCGGCGCCGGAGTCATCTCCCAGGTGGTGGAATAA